From the Rhizomicrobium palustre genome, the window GAGCGTCATCTCACGGCCCTCAAACACAAGGTTGTAGCTGCCCAAAAGCCCATGCGAAATCACCACCGTGTCGCCCTGTTTGCTGAAACGGGCGCGGCCGGTGTCGGATTCAATCTGGCGCCAGACCTGGCCGTTATCGAGGGTAACGGTGAACTTGCCGGTCTTGCCTAAATCGACCGCCGTGACTTTGCCACGCACCTCCTGAACTTCCTGCGGTTCCTTGGCGGCCTCTTCGCGGGTCTGAGTCTTGCGGATGGTTTCGGCACCGAATTCATCCACCTTGCTGGGACTACGCGAAACCGGCGCGGCAGACGGGACTGCGACGGGCGCAGGCACCACGGACGGAGCGGCGGCAGGAGCAGCGGCCACTGGCGCAGCGCCCTGGTTTGGCAGGGTCACGAAGGGCTGAGCCTCGGGCGGCTTCGGGGCCGCCACGGGAGCGACGGGTTGTGTGCGCGCGGCACGGGCGGCCAAACCGTCGAAACAAGCCAGACGGGCACGATCATCACTCACCCCGGCGCAGATATTCACATTGGCCGGCAAATCTTCCGCAGCAGCGGAGACAGCGCAAAACCCTAAAGTCGCGATCGCGAGAATATTCTTCATGGGAAGTAGTTTACCCCTCATTCACTAGCCGAGCTCGGCTCCGGCGATGTTCCATAGCATGCGCTAGTCCGAAAGTGTGCCAAGCCAGCCCCTAAGTCCACTATTTCGGCCAAAAACCTGAGCCCCCACCACGCCGCCAAAATCAATTTATAAGCGTACGAGCGTTGCGCACAAATCAAAATGCCCCGCCCGGACCACACGTGAAAGTAGCCTGTGCGGCTTTTTCCGCCTCAAGCCCAAGAAAAGATACGAATGCCCTTCCGCCACGCATGAAATAAAGCTGAAATCATGGGCAGTGCGTTGCGAGTGGGGAGATCATCATGGGCAGGCAGTCAAACGGGAATGGCAATGGCGGCCCCGCGCCGTTCGACGGCAGCCAACGCCCCCTGGCGCGCAGCCCGCTCGACGACCCTCGCCTGCTTAGCGGGCCCTTCTGGGGGGAGCTTCGGGTCTTTCTCGCCGTCGCCAAGGCCAAGTCCTTTAATCGCGCGGCGCGCCAGCTTGGCATGTCGCAGCCAACGGTGAGTCGGCAGGTCCGTCGCTTGCAGGATGTGATTGGCTCACAGCTTGTCGTCTCCTCGGCTAACGACATCACCCTGACCGATAAGGGGCTGGAGCTAGCCCAGGCGCTGATTTCGCTCGACGAAAAGCTGTTCGAAATCGCCCATGAACTCAAAGCCGAAAGCCGCGACGCCGAAGGGCTGGTGCGCGTCTCCGTTACGGAGGCGCTGGCGGGGCTGTTCCTCGCCCCTAACCTCGCCGCCTTCAGCGAGCGCTATCCCAAAATCCAGCTTCACATCCGCAACCCGGCCAACCTCGCCGCCTTCCGCGACAACCAGACCGACATCATGATCAGTTTTCAGCCGGGCACCGGCAGTGTGGTGTCGCAACGCTGCGGCGTGGTCCACCTTATCCCCCAGGCAAGTCGCGATTATGTGCAGCGCTTCGGCATGCCGACGCGCTCCAACCTGGAATCTCATTTCTTTCTCGATACAGAGTATTACTCGG encodes:
- a CDS encoding LysR family transcriptional regulator, which encodes MGRQSNGNGNGGPAPFDGSQRPLARSPLDDPRLLSGPFWGELRVFLAVAKAKSFNRAARQLGMSQPTVSRQVRRLQDVIGSQLVVSSANDITLTDKGLELAQALISLDEKLFEIAHELKAESRDAEGLVRVSVTEALAGLFLAPNLAAFSERYPKIQLHIRNPANLAAFRDNQTDIMISFQPGTGSVVSQRCGVVHLIPQASRDYVQRFGMPTRSNLESHFFLDTEYYSAKTGVWDGWQKAVARGEVSHYCDNSFAYALMAKSGLGIALLGSYTLADPISIPLDIDVHVPLPIFVLAMGERLQAKPIKLVFDWLCEIFAPTTPWFSPQLNLTNIPRAIGATLDRAAVIPPSGDPSED